The DNA window GCGATACTGCAAAAAAGTGGATCGGCAACATCCTCCGTTCCCCGAGTTTTTAGTGGGGCCAAGCTGCAAACCATCCCCAGAGCATTTTTCAATATCTCGAGATATCACCAGCGTCACTTTCAACGTCCACGTCTACGGCCTCTACGCTCCGCTGCTCATCATGTCGCGCTGCCAGGCCGTTATGCGGCCAATCGCTCGGCAGCTGCGGCCCAGCGTCGCCCGACCGTTCACCTCTGCCGTAGTTCGACGATCAGCCGAGACACAGCCTGCCACGCCCAGCGCAGCAGACCTCGATCCCAATACGGTGCTCCCCGAGTTTGAGCAGCAGCTCATGAAGGCTGGAAAGATGCCAATTGGAtcacgacgacgaagaaTGGCTATCCGGAGCACGGGCGACCTGCCGTTTGAGCATCTCCCGTACCAGGCTTTTCAAGAGGCTCGCAAGATTCTGGCGGTGGATCGTGAACAGAAGCTGGCGGAGATTAGCAAAGAACTAGAGAAGATATCTCGGTTAGAAGCTACGAGTCCGGACGATATCAAGGGGggccagaagatgaaggatatTAAGATCAAGAGTCTGCACAAATATGTCGAGAGGCTCAAGATCCTTGCAGATGCTAATGACcctgttgtcaagaagcGTTTTGAAGATGGAACAGGTAGGCACCCCAATTGACGGTCTGGGTCTGGCTAACGCACCCAGGCGATATGAACAAGCCTATCTACCGTCACTACGCCGAGGCCAAGTGGCGCTCCTACGACCACCGTCTCATCACCCAACGTATCAAGCAGTTCAACATCGTCCCCGACGTTCTGCCCAAGCTCGAACCCACCGCCGATGTCCAGCTATACTTccgcaagctcaagattcCTCCCGGCCAGATCGTCGACAGTGTCGTCAGCGAGAACGCACCCCGTCTTCGAGTTCAAGTGTTTGACAAGGGCGAGCGACTCGTCTCTGTAGTCGTCCTCGACTCTGATGTTCCCAACCCTGACTCCGATACCTTCAACAAGCGCTGCCACTTCCTCGCCGCCAACATCCCCATCAGCCCTACAGACACATCGCTACCTCTGAGCAGGATAAAGGGCGAGGATCAGCTTGCTCTACCGTGGCTCCCCGCATTCTCCCAAAAGGGTGCCCCATACCACCGTCTCGGTATCTACCTCCTCGAGCAGCAACccggcaagaagatcgacgttgccaagctcaaggaacTATACAGCCAGCGCGATGGTTTCTCCCTCAAGTCCTTCCGCGACAAGTTCAGTACAACACCCTTTGGGTTCAACATGTTCCGTAGCGTCTGGGACGAAAATACCGCCGCTGTCATGGCGCGGCACAACATCCCCGGATCAGATATCGAGTTCAGACCTACGCGCGTGTACAGCCTCAAGCCTCCCGTCAAGCCCCGTGGATGGGAGGCCAAGCGACAAGGACCCAAATACCGTCACCTTTGGAAGTACACCAAGAACATCAGAGGTATCTCCAACTCGAGGGGATGGATCAAGAGGAGGTAGAGAGATGGATGAGCGTGTATCATACTGTACATTTAGAAAATGGAAGAGTACCAAGAGAAATAAACTATGTGCAACTCAATTTTGTTCAGTCACCAGTGACACGCCAATGCCTCGACATTATCGTTATTCCCGATTGCCTTCAGCCGCATTATTTCCTACCAGTAGCCGGTGCCTTGTTTCAACGTATCACCACCAATCATAAACCTCAACTATAGTCGGACGTTTGTCCGGTGGCAACGCTCGCCACGATCTCGACGACAGTCACATATGCTCTAATTGGTATGAAATGCGGAGTCAGGAAGATCATCTTCTACATATGTTCAAGTTCAGGGTCGTCAAGGGGGCCGGTCTGTGGCAAAGCTTGATATTGCCACCAAACTTTACCTTTGATAACCCCGAAACATCAGCCTTCGTGCTTTAACTAACATGATCTCGTGTCCTTGATGAGTCCAGATCTTTCTCATGTCAAGTCCCTGACACTTACGATGGTCAATGATCATTTCGATCGCAAGTCTCCTCGTCACAAGCTGTTACCTGCGACCGTTTGCTCAGAACAGGTTTGTCGTCAACGGCTATCGTTTCCTTCAGGTTTCAATATTTTCTTTTGTGCTACCCTCCCTTTCCCcgataaatttattatatccCACCCTGAAAGCAATCAAGGCGTCCTGTCATAGTATCAGGAAGTCTCTCCTATGGATTCCTTTCCATAGGCTACCAAATTATCGGCCAAGGGCCAAGAATCAACCCGGTTGCCGCGAGAACTTCATATCCGTCGGCCCAGATTAGCAATCGTACATCCCTCTGCATAAATCAGATCATAATCGTGAAAGCATCAAATCATAAAATATTTCCTTGCCTGTACCCCTTTTGCCAAACTCCTTTCAGTAGTCATACGCCATCACACCTTTCCTGTTATGGCAACGGCCAATCTTGGTACTGTTGCTGCACCATAACCAGGTTTTGTAAGGGTATCTTCCCGCTGAACCATCTCGCTCggtttttttcttttcgtgTTCGTGTCTGTTACAGCTCTGAGGACTTTCATCTAACTTTGCCCCAAGATTCGGCATGTCGATATCATCGGTTGTCGAGTCGAAGGAATTTCAAAGTCGCAATAGCAAGGCTGTTGTGTTCATGTGGGGGGTCAAGATAGCTTGACTTCTGAACTCAAACCACCATCTCTGTTGGTGTAGTGTCCGCCCCATCAATTTACACTCATTTTCTCGCACCAACAAGGCTATCCGGTTCGTGGTCGTAGATGATTTCTGGATCTATCGATCGTGTTATAGAGGTggcgagaagatgatgatcagtCATCAACTCATGGGTCGTATGCTTGAGCAAGGTTCGGCATACCGCTTGAGCTACGACGATGCATATTGTAAAATTCCCCACGTACATTTTGTGGCGGTACTGGAGAAGGCTGTCTGCTCTGCGCTGCAATACGCTGAACATATTTCTTTGCCTCGTTATCAAGCCATTGATTGATGTTGGCATCATTGCAAGAAGCATGGTCCATGAGTTGATTCTTGATGGTGGTCAACTCGCCCATGAGGTCGGTGTACTGGCTGTGTAGGGCATTGTGCTCAATCTCCAAATCTTTTGTGGTTTCCTCCAATTCTCTTATCCacaccttcttcttttgacgACACTTGGACGCCGCGATCCTGTTACGTTTGAGGAACTTGCTGCGTTTTTGCGTCTCATCCAgtccatcatcctcgtcctcgtcttcctccttcagTGATGGCTCCTTGGGTGCCTTTTTTGACGCGGCTTGGCGACAGGGTCCACTGATGGCTGTTTGCGTTGTGTCTTGGTGGCTCTGCTGCTGCGCCGAGGTTTAGTGTCGGTGTTGGCTGAATCTATCGAAGAGATAGACGATTTGCTCGATTGCCGTGTTGGGCCGCCAGACGTAGGTTCACTCATTGGAGCTTCTGGGGTTGAATGCATTTCGTTGGGTACTTTTGGACTGTTGTCCAAAGCTGATGGTGCCATTGCTGGCATGGAGGGAGGGAAGAAGTTGACGGGGTTGTTCATCGGGTTCCACATGTTGGAGCCCATGAGAAGCTGATTGTTCATGGGATTGCTAACGATGGGGGACGCCTGAGCTCCCGTTGTGCAGTCGAGTAATGGATCAATATTGACATCGTCGCTTGTCATGGGAAAGTTGTCTTGAAAGCTCTGGGCTTGGTCGCCAAAGTCCTGGCTTGGTCCGTCCATCTTGGCCCTGCAAGACCGTTGAGACTGTGCTTAAGCGTGGGACCTGGGGTTACAGCGACACGACTAGGCTGGTGTGGCTGAGCTGGTTGTCACTGGCTGTCAGAGAAAGGCGCCAAACTGTTGAGCCGCTCGAGACAAAGTCGAATTCGAGGAGCTCGCTCGATGGGAATTGAGCGTGCAGCTCTGGAGATCGGGGATCTGGAGCCACAGGGAGGGGGTGCTTAGCCGGATTGGTTGAGATGGGGGTGTAGATGTTCCAGAACATCAAAGACCAACAGCGGCCAGGAAAGGAAACGGATCAAGggaagatgagagaagaaCTTATATCAGGAACACAATGTCGAAGGGAATGGGTCATAAAGAGATGGCCGTGTTGGAAAAGATGTAGCTCTCTGCTGTTGGCAGGGCGGATGGGAAAATCAGGCAGGCGCTCAACGGAGAAACCAATCCGGTGGTGCAATGTAAGTACCTGAGTACTCCAGTACCTTACAGCCGAGCTGACCTCACCGAATAATGGCAGTTTACCACCGATCGATAATAGAATAAGTCGATTTCGAGGCTCAATTCCCAAGTGAAGCTCAATAGCACGGCCGGGTACAACGGTTCAGTAAGTAGCAGGGTAGGGGAGAGATGTTCCGACTAAATCTGGACGCTGGGGCGAATTGCCTCGTCTGTTCCTGTTCTCTGCGTCCGGGGTCGTTGATCCAATAGAGTGTTTCGGGTTCGCCTATGCAGCTATAAGACCTAGACGCTGGGGCGACTTGACCTTTTGGGTAAAGTCAAGGAGGAAGGCAAACATCTATCAGAAACAAAGTCGAGATGCCgaggttgacaagcttgTCAGGAATATCGATGATTGGAAGATGGGAGAGTCAGAAGCTGTAGCTGTAACAGAAGTCCAGCAGTCGCACCAAAGCTAGATGAAGGGATTTGGATATTATATTACGCCAACAACGGATGCCACACTATCAATAGGCTCTTGCGTCACTTATTCCCCGGGGTAGTGTGTATCAGTGGACCTGGTTGCAGTTTATGGTAACGCAACTGATTTTGGATATCCAGCAACTGGGGCTGGGAGTATGTATAAGAAGATTTGTGGGTGAAGATAGGAAACGAGGTGTGCAATGTTTGACAACTTTATGTCCGGACCAAGTCCGTTGGCTTCGATTCGCAATACAAAGCGAGTCCAGTGTGCGCAAGGGTATGATTCTTGCTGGATGATGTACCGAAGCTGTGAGATACCAGAGCTGTTGAGGTTATAAGTGATCCCAAATGTCTTCCTGACCCACAATCTTCTGCTTTGTACGAATCATAACCAGAGGAAGCAGTATCAGCTGTGGTAGAGGTGAGGGAAAAGTCCCTTCAGTCAAAGAAAACGTCATCCAGTTCGGAACCTTGATCCAAACTTCCAAAGGCGGTAGAGTGCTTGGACTCTAAATCCTCCAGCACCCCAATCACAGCAATGGTTTTTGGATATTCAAGTGGCCCCTTGGCGGAGATACTATTTTCGACTGGGATGAGTGGGTGTAGCCAATCATGGCGCAACGGACCTGGAGTCCGTGATTTTCAACCGCCAATCAACGTTGATGAACCTTGTCCGTCAAGGCCGCACACGGCGAGACAGTGCAAGACGGACTGTACACATCGACCTCAGTAGCGAAGCAAGCGAAGCGAAGCGAGCGAGACTATTGCAGCCACCTATCATGTTAACCGGCAACTCAAGCTTCATATCATAGGAATGGTCATTATCAAGTCAAGAGCTTGATCCTTTGACAGCCGGAGCGCCCATTGGACCGATAAATGAAGATCATGACGAACCTCATTCCTGTCTTTTGGTTATGAGTTGATTTCTGGAGTGAAGTGTCATTCCCGATCCACACAGGGTCCTTCCAGTGATGGTTAGTCAAGCCGGCAATCCATTGCATCCAATACTCATGGTTGTGACAAGAGATATCTCGAACTGATCGACAA is part of the Fusarium fujikuroi IMI 58289 draft genome, chromosome FFUJ_chr07 genome and encodes:
- a CDS encoding related to ribosomal protein YmL35 of the large subunit, mitochondrial, with product MSRCQAVMRPIARQLRPSVARPFTSAVVRRSAETQPATPSAADLDPNTVLPEFEQQLMKAGKMPIGSRRRRMAIRSTGDLPFEHLPYQAFQEARKILAVDREQKLAEISKELEKISRLEATSPDDIKGGQKMKDIKIKSLHKYVERLKILADANDPVVKKRFEDGTGDMNKPIYRHYAEAKWRSYDHRLITQRIKQFNIVPDVLPKLEPTADVQLYFRKLKIPPGQIVDSVVSENAPRLRVQVFDKGERLVSVVVLDSDVPNPDSDTFNKRCHFLAANIPISPTDTSLPLSRIKGEDQLALPWLPAFSQKGAPYHRLGIYLLEQQPGKKIDVAKLKELYSQRDGFSLKSFRDKFSTTPFGFNMFRSVWDENTAAVMARHNIPGSDIEFRPTRVYSLKPPVKPRGWEAKRQGPKYRHLWKYTKNIRGISNSRGWIKRR